Genomic segment of Candidatus Marinarcus aquaticus:
TTACTCAGTTATATCCATGCGTTTGTAAGAGAGACACGTCATGCGTGGATTGAACAACTCTATGCAACTGCCTTGATCTATATCAGCCTGCCTTTAATTAATGTTGTCATCTTAACACCAAGTTGGAAAGAGTTTGTAAGCAGGGACAGCATTGTGCACTATTTTGATATTTATTTTATTTTCAGTGCCATTGTTTTTATTCTGAGTGCTTATATTCTCTCTAAAAAATTCAATCTCAAAAAGGAGACCGTATGACAGCCATTGCAACTTCTGTTTTGTATGTTGGGTTTTTACTGCTATCAATGAGTTTAGAAAAACACTACAAGCAGATTTTAAACAAAGAGTTCACTCAAAAGTTTAAATATATTATTACTGCATTGGGGTATTTTTTTCTTCTTATCTCTTTTGTGCTCTATATTCAACAGTTTGGCTTTGGTTTAGGAGCCACCTATTGGGTTGGAGCACTTACGCCCATTGTTGTCTTTATAGCATTGCTATTGACTTACAGACCAAAACTCATACTCAAAATCTCTGCACTTGTATTGCTTTTGAGTATCGTATCAATTTTATAACAAAGGAAAATCATGAACATATCTAAAATAATTGTTGCTGGAACACTTACAGCAAGTAGTCTTTTTGCCCACTCACTTTGGGTAAATTCATTTAATTCAACAACACCAAAAGGTGGTCATACGACCGTTTCTATTGGATGGGGTCATCATCTTAGTATTGACGACTCGGTTCCAACAAAAATGAAGCTGAACTCATTTAACTTAATTGACCCTTCCAATCAAGCAATTGCTTTAGAAATGCCTTTAGAAAAAGTGGAGGAAATCTATAAAGATGCTCAACTGGCTATTTCAAAAAGTAATATGGCAATGCAAAAAATAAGTTTTCAAGAAAAGGCACTCAAAGGGACTTACAGTGTTGCTTTGGCAACTAAAACGGGGTATTTTACAAAATATATTGATATCAAAGGAAAAGAGCGTTTTAAACGTCTATCAAAAGATAAAATTACCGATGCAAAAAAGATTTTACAATCCAATCAAATCAATACTTTTGCAAAAAGCTATTTTGTGTTTAATCAATGGAGTGCACCAAAACCAGTTGGACACCCAATCGAACTAATACCAACCAATGACTTTACAACTATTAATCAAAGTGAAGGTGTTACGTTTGATGTTTTATTAGAAGGTAAGCCTTTAAGCAGTGGTTATGTTACTGCCAAAAGTGCATTAAATCCAAGAGCCAATGCTTTGTTTGCTCCAGTTAAAAAAGGAAAAGCTTCATTTGTTGTACCACACAAAGGTGTATGGATTTTCAATGTGACGCATAAAACTGAAAGTGATATAACTCATATTCAAAAAACTTCGGCTACTTTAAATATTCAATAAATCACAGTAGAAAGAGAAATCTTTCTACTGACTACTCATATCGTAACGCATCAATCGGATTTAATCTGGCTGCTTTTTTTGCAGGGAAATACCCAAATACCACTCCAATAATCGTCGAGAAGATAAATGAAATAACGATGATGGGCATGTTTAAAATAAAAGGCAGATCCATCATATTTACAACCCCTACTCCAATAAGTAAGCCTAACACAATCCCTATCATACCACCTAAGGTTGATAATACTACGGCTTCCACCAAGAACTGCAACAACACTTCATTCTCCATGGCACCGATGGCCAAACGCGTACCAATCTCTCTGGTTCGTTCTGTTACAGAAACCAACATGATATTCATAATGCCAATTCCACCAACAAGCAAAGAAATAGCTGCAATCGAGCCCAATAAATAAGTTAACATTTTCGTTGTGGATGTCATGGTTGAAAGTAAATCGGCCATATCTCGAATATGAAAATTATCATCCTCTCCTGGTTTTATAGCTCGTCTTTCTTGCATTAAAAGCGTGATGTCTGCTTTGGCTTGGTTGATATGCTCACTTTCATCAATGGAAATCAGTATGGAACTGATATCTTTATCTCCTTGGATTTTACGTTGAAACATCTTTAATGGCACGATAATGATTTCATCTTGGTCTCGTCCAAAAGCAGCGGCTCCTTTGGATTCTAAAACTCCCACAACCGTACACCCAAAACTGTTGAGTCGGATCTTGTTTCCAATGGGATTTGCATCTTCAAAGAGCTGTTTGACAATGGTCGTTCCCAAAATACACGAGGTTTGTCCAAAACTGAGTTCCGCTTCTTCAAATACACGCCCACTTTGTATGCCCCAATCTTTGATGATGAAATAATCATTGCTCGTCCCAACGACACTGGTGGCATAACTTTTATTGAGATAAATGGCATTCATGGTGCTACTGTTTTCAGCAGCAACTGCTTTAACATGAGGTATCTCACTTTTTATGACATTAATATCCTCTTCTTTAAAGGCTCGTGCACTGTTATCACCTCTTGGTTTTCCTCTTCGTTCTTGTCCCACACGTAAAGTCAACATATTTGTACCCAGTTTTGAAATACCCTCTTGTACATTCGCGGTTGTTCCATCACCGATCATCACCATAGAAATTACTGAAGCCACACCTATGACAATACCCAAAATTGTTAATATGGAACGCAATATATTTCTCTTTATCTCTTTGATTGCAATTAAAAATGCGTTGGTTAACATTATTTATTCCCTTTTTTCAGACTTTTTTCAATATGCCCATCTCTGAAGTAAACAATTCTGTCCGCATACGCAGCCATCTCCTCTTCGTGTGTCACCATAATAATGGTAATCCCTGAGTCTTTATTTAAGACCTTTAATAAATTCATAATCTCCACACTTTTAATACTGTCCAAGTTTCCGGTGGGTTCATCTGCTAATAGAATCAATGGATTACTCACAATTGCTCGTGCAATCGCCACACGCTGTTGTTGCCCTCCTGAAAGCTCAGCAGGCGTATGCTTTACAACACTTTCTAAACCTACTTTTTTTAAGGCTTCATACGCCATCTCTTTCCTTTGCTCTACAGGAATGCGTCTATAAATAAGAGGCAATTCCACATTCTCTAAAGCACTGGTACGTCCTAAAAGATTAAAACCTTGAAAGACAAACCCAATGTAGTTTCTGCGTATAAGTGCCATTTGATTTCGGTTGAGTTTTTCAACATGCAAACCATCAAAAAGGTATTCTCCACTTGAAGGAGAATCCAAACACCCTATCATGTTCATAGAAGTGGATTTTCCGCTTCCACTTGCACCCATGATGGCGACAAACTCACCTTGTTTGATAGAAAGACTCACCCTGTTTAAAGCAAATGTTTTGGCTTCATCTTTCCCATAGGTTTTAACAATATCTTTAAATTCTATGATGATTTTGGCTTCACTCATGAAGCGCTCTTTTGTGAGGTGATGACCTCATCACCTGCTTGAATCTCTTTGCTTTGAATACTGGTCATTTTTCCATCGGTTTCTAATACTTTTACACGAATTCTTTTGGGCTCAGCATTTTGCAATACATAAAGAAATTTGAAACTCTCTTTGCCAAGATCTTTGGGTTTTCTTGCAGGTCGATCCCGTTTTGGTGGACCTACAAAAGAGACTGACTTGCTCTCTTGCATATTGGTGGGTTTAAATCTCAATGCACTATTAGGTACTAACAGTGTGTTTTTCAGCTCTTTGGTGATAATTTTTGCAGATGCAGTCATCCCTGGTCGAAGAAGTAACTTCTCATTTTCAACCAATGCAACTGTCTCATAAGTAATCACCCCACTCTCTTCAATAGGATTAAACCGTACTTGTTTTATTTTTCCTTTGAAATTCTCTTTGGGGTAAGCATCCACGGTAAAGGTTACATTTAATCCCTCTTTAATATCTGCTACATCGGCTTCATCAATGCTGACGATTAAATCCATCTTTGAAAGATCTTTTGCTAAAGTAAAAAGTATTGGTGTAGACATGGAGGCAGCAACGGTTTGCCCTACTTCAACCGCACGATTGAGCACCAACCCATTGATTGAAGATTTGACAACGGCTTTTTCTAAATTCTCTTCATCGGTTTTAAGGTTATACTCTGCTTGCATCACACGTGCTTTTGCAGCCTCATAAGAAGCAATGGCACTCTCATATGAAAACTGTGCATCATCTACATCATTTTGAGAAGGATATTTTCCTTTAGATTGAGCAAACATCTTTTGGGTTCGATTCAAAAAGAGCTTTTTGTTTTTCACATTCACTTCGCTCTCTTTTAAATTGGCTTTTACTATTGAAAGAGAAGCTTTAGAACTGTCCACTTGTGCTTTGAGTTTCGTGGTATCAAGTTTTGCAAGTATTTGTCCTACAGTGACTTGGTCATTAAAATCAACATAAATCTCTTTAATCGTACCTGAAACCTCAATACCAATATCCACGCTGTTTGTAGGATTGAGATTCCCTGTGGCCATAACGGTCACTTGCATATCACCTTGAGTTACTTTTTGTGTTTCATAACTGATTTCATCATTGCTGTTCATATTTTTTAACACAAACCATAAAGCCAAAATCAAGCCCAGAACAAGTACGACCAAAATTTTTGCCGTAACTTTTTTCTTTTTTCCCTCTTGTTGGTACATATTCAACTGCTCTTGTAAATTAGAATCCATTGCTTAATCTGCCTTTACTTTAAAATATAGTTTTGCATACTCTTGTTGCATATTGATGCGATTGATTTCAATCCCATACTCATTAATCACTTGGGTATTTTTTAATATCTCTAAATCAAAATCAGAAGACATTCCTACCGCATTAGATGCTTGATTAACCTCTATTAAATCCCCATATAAGGCAATGTTCTCTTTAAGTATTTGGTTATACTCTCTGTAAGTATTAATTTTATTTAATGCCGCTTCAAACTCTTGTAAAAGTTCATTTTTTAAATCCATTCGAGTCACTTTTTGTTTGAGTATTTCTAAACGTGCTTTTTCAAGTGTAGGCTTTTTATTGATGTCATACAGAGGCATTGAAAGAGTCAATCCAAGAGAACCATCCGTACTGTCCTCTTTACGTTCATTGACCATCTCTTCATTATGCGTATAGGATGCTGAAGCTGAAAAACTCAATTTGGGTAAATAGTCTGTCTTTTGTTGGTTATAGGCTGTTTGAGCCAGTTGTATCAATGCATCTTCATAGAACAGGTCAATATGATTATTCAAATATGCTTTTTCATCAATAGCACTGAAATTCAACAATTGAATCTCTTCAAATTGCAATGTCGTATATTTTGACAACTCTATTTTTTGTTGTTTTAAAGAGTTTTGTAAATTGACATTTTGCTGTCGTTGGTTGTTTTTTGCCATGATGGCATCATTGAGTTCTGTAATATCACTGTTTCCATTCTCATACTGAATACGCTTTAATGTTAACTCTATTTCTGCATTTTCAAGCTCCACTCTGTTTTGTTTAAGCTCAATGTTCAAT
This window contains:
- a CDS encoding ABC transporter ATP-binding protein, whose protein sequence is MSEAKIIIEFKDIVKTYGKDEAKTFALNRVSLSIKQGEFVAIMGASGSGKSTSMNMIGCLDSPSSGEYLFDGLHVEKLNRNQMALIRRNYIGFVFQGFNLLGRTSALENVELPLIYRRIPVEQRKEMAYEALKKVGLESVVKHTPAELSGGQQQRVAIARAIVSNPLILLADEPTGNLDSIKSVEIMNLLKVLNKDSGITIIMVTHEEEMAAYADRIVYFRDGHIEKSLKKGNK
- a CDS encoding TolC family protein; the encoded protein is MKRTVIVLGLLTTLLCADDLSLLNKEKQELREVEKKMLEQEHEASKNSWISPVKMSGSITRNHSFSEESNSLRKTVSIGFSQSVFESGGIGFTIDYANDKFKSDLLAWENENKQILLSLYNTLLEINKLNIELKQNRVELENAEIELTLKRIQYENGNSDITELNDAIMAKNNQRQQNVNLQNSLKQQKIELSKYTTLQFEEIQLLNFSAIDEKAYLNNHIDLFYEDALIQLAQTAYNQQKTDYLPKLSFSASASYTHNEEMVNERKEDSTDGSLGLTLSMPLYDINKKPTLEKARLEILKQKVTRMDLKNELLQEFEAALNKINTYREYNQILKENIALYGDLIEVNQASNAVGMSSDFDLEILKNTQVINEYGIEINRINMQQEYAKLYFKVKAD
- a CDS encoding DUF3325 domain-containing protein, with the protein product MTAIATSVLYVGFLLLSMSLEKHYKQILNKEFTQKFKYIITALGYFFLLISFVLYIQQFGFGLGATYWVGALTPIVVFIALLLTYRPKLILKISALVLLLSIVSIL
- a CDS encoding DUF4198 domain-containing protein, with translation MNISKIIVAGTLTASSLFAHSLWVNSFNSTTPKGGHTTVSIGWGHHLSIDDSVPTKMKLNSFNLIDPSNQAIALEMPLEKVEEIYKDAQLAISKSNMAMQKISFQEKALKGTYSVALATKTGYFTKYIDIKGKERFKRLSKDKITDAKKILQSNQINTFAKSYFVFNQWSAPKPVGHPIELIPTNDFTTINQSEGVTFDVLLEGKPLSSGYVTAKSALNPRANALFAPVKKGKASFVVPHKGVWIFNVTHKTESDITHIQKTSATLNIQ
- a CDS encoding efflux RND transporter periplasmic adaptor subunit, which codes for MDSNLQEQLNMYQQEGKKKKVTAKILVVLVLGLILALWFVLKNMNSNDEISYETQKVTQGDMQVTVMATGNLNPTNSVDIGIEVSGTIKEIYVDFNDQVTVGQILAKLDTTKLKAQVDSSKASLSIVKANLKESEVNVKNKKLFLNRTQKMFAQSKGKYPSQNDVDDAQFSYESAIASYEAAKARVMQAEYNLKTDEENLEKAVVKSSINGLVLNRAVEVGQTVAASMSTPILFTLAKDLSKMDLIVSIDEADVADIKEGLNVTFTVDAYPKENFKGKIKQVRFNPIEESGVITYETVALVENEKLLLRPGMTASAKIITKELKNTLLVPNSALRFKPTNMQESKSVSFVGPPKRDRPARKPKDLGKESFKFLYVLQNAEPKRIRVKVLETDGKMTSIQSKEIQAGDEVITSQKSAS
- a CDS encoding ABC transporter permease, which encodes MLTNAFLIAIKEIKRNILRSILTILGIVIGVASVISMVMIGDGTTANVQEGISKLGTNMLTLRVGQERRGKPRGDNSARAFKEEDINVIKSEIPHVKAVAAENSSTMNAIYLNKSYATSVVGTSNDYFIIKDWGIQSGRVFEEAELSFGQTSCILGTTIVKQLFEDANPIGNKIRLNSFGCTVVGVLESKGAAAFGRDQDEIIIVPLKMFQRKIQGDKDISSILISIDESEHINQAKADITLLMQERRAIKPGEDDNFHIRDMADLLSTMTSTTKMLTYLLGSIAAISLLVGGIGIMNIMLVSVTERTREIGTRLAIGAMENEVLLQFLVEAVVLSTLGGMIGIVLGLLIGVGVVNMMDLPFILNMPIIVISFIFSTIIGVVFGYFPAKKAARLNPIDALRYE